From a single Maritimibacter sp. DP1N21-5 genomic region:
- a CDS encoding NlpC/P60 family protein produces the protein MSGPTDIVAEARSWLGTPYVHQASCRGAGADCLGLVRGIWRAVVGDEPVTLPAYTPDWSEAARDEALMRGAGLYLDPANGAPQPGDIVLLRMRDSAVAKHLGVVAEVGSAPTFIHAYTGHGVVESPFSLPWQRRAVGYFRFPNQATFTPNQKD, from the coding sequence ATGAGCGGGCCGACGGATATCGTGGCCGAAGCGCGGTCGTGGCTTGGCACGCCCTATGTCCATCAGGCGTCATGCCGTGGCGCGGGGGCGGATTGCCTGGGCCTCGTGCGCGGGATCTGGCGGGCGGTCGTCGGGGACGAACCGGTGACGCTGCCCGCCTATACACCCGACTGGTCGGAAGCGGCCCGTGACGAGGCGCTGATGCGCGGGGCGGGGCTCTACCTCGATCCGGCGAATGGTGCCCCGCAGCCTGGTGACATCGTGCTTCTTCGGATGCGCGACAGCGCGGTGGCCAAGCATCTGGGCGTCGTGGCCGAAGTCGGCTCTGCGCCCACGTTCATTCACGCCTACACGGGGCATGGCGTCGTCGAAAGCCCGTTTTCCCTTCCGTGGCAGCGCCGTGCGGTCGGTTACTTCCGCTTTCCGAACCAAGCAACGTTCACGCCCAATCAGAAAGACTAA
- a CDS encoding glycoside hydrolase/phage tail family protein, which yields MATIVLSAAGAAIGSSIGGSLLGTSSVVIGRAVGAIIGRAIDNRLMGEGSEAVETGRVDRLRITGVSEGAAIPRIYGRFRVGGQVIWADKVREHRTISDQEEQGSGKGASQRSQSTLTEYSYSLTLAIALCEGEITHVGRIWADGEEIRADSIAMRVYRGDEEQLPDPAISARMGAGSAPAFRGTAYVVIENLDLTRWNNRVPVLNFEVFRPEQPDQRRDTARGTRAVALIPGTGEYALATQRVHFGGGPGKKTPVNQNAPLPGTDFAVSVAQMDEELPNLEAVSLVVSWFGTDLRAGSCKIVPRVDQKASDGLEMPWSVSGLTRSEAALVPKLDDKAVYGGTPSDNAVIQAIKRLRARGKAVTFYPFILMEQLADNSLPNPYSDDPGQPALPWRGRITSSIAPGRAGSPDGTAAASSEVAGFFGTAGRAQFVETPQGVSFSGPAQWSYRRFILHYAHLCKAAGGVDAFLIGSEMRGLTTIRGASGTFPAVAALRTLAADVKAILGPKTKVSYAADWSEYFGYHPQDGSGDVHFHLDPLWCDENIDFVGIDNYMPLSDWRDCPDHTDAHWGSIYNPDYLKANILGGEGYDWYYHAPGARAIQLRTPITDGAYGEDWVFRYKDIRSWWENPHFERQGGVKVATSTDWQPGMKPIWFTEMGCAAVDKATNEPNKFLDAKSSESALPRYSNGFRDDVIQMQYLRAMREFWEDPANNPTHPATQVQMVDMSRAHVWAWDARPFPWFPQNRKLWGDWENYAKGHWLNGRATSRSLASVVEEICLRSGLRDFDTKRLYGIVHGYAVNEVSDARAALQPLMLAYGFEAAERDGRIEFFSRYGDPDGEITPETLAVSGEVEGDLEFTRAPEAEMVGRVRLNYTEAFGDYQIRAAEARFADDPVVGVSSTDLPLVLTQVEASAMTERWLAQSRVSRDTARFAVPPSALGHRAGDVVSIDTPGGTEHFRLDRIEQAGVQIVQAVRVEPGIFEPSEGVDAEVAPTAFTPVIPVLPIWLDLPLLKGTEQPHRPHMAIAADPWPGPVAVFSSVSDDGYRLNTVFGAPARVGITESVLPYARPGVIDNGPALRVRLTQGAVSSSGEAAMLNGSNVAAIGLGGPDGWEVFQFAHAELIGENLYELRGRLRGQAGSDAFIPPQWEVGATVVFLDKSVKQLALARSERGLERHYRTGPASQSLDDESYVHEVQTIAGVGLRPYAPAHLSAVWSGSDLTLRWIRRTRIDGDSWEGVEVPLGEDAEQYLVKVFAGGALRREATVGTPGWTYTQPDRLADGVSTAFSVEVSQLSMSFGPGPGTRIDVA from the coding sequence ATGGCTACCATTGTTCTGTCCGCGGCCGGGGCCGCCATCGGCTCGTCCATCGGCGGCTCGCTTCTGGGCACCTCTTCCGTTGTCATCGGTCGCGCGGTCGGCGCGATCATCGGACGGGCCATCGACAACCGCCTGATGGGCGAAGGGTCGGAGGCGGTCGAAACCGGCCGGGTCGACCGTCTGCGCATCACCGGGGTCTCCGAAGGTGCTGCGATCCCCCGGATCTACGGACGGTTTCGCGTCGGCGGGCAGGTCATCTGGGCGGACAAGGTGCGCGAACACCGCACGATCTCGGATCAGGAAGAACAGGGATCGGGCAAGGGCGCCTCGCAGCGCAGCCAGTCGACCCTCACCGAATACAGCTACAGCCTGACCCTCGCCATCGCGCTCTGCGAGGGCGAGATCACGCATGTCGGGCGGATCTGGGCCGATGGCGAAGAGATCCGTGCCGACAGTATCGCGATGCGCGTCTACCGGGGCGACGAAGAACAGCTTCCGGACCCTGCGATTTCGGCCCGAATGGGCGCAGGTTCCGCGCCGGCCTTTCGCGGCACTGCCTATGTGGTGATCGAGAACCTCGACCTCACACGCTGGAACAACCGGGTGCCGGTCCTGAATTTCGAGGTGTTCCGCCCCGAACAGCCTGACCAGCGCAGGGATACCGCGCGTGGCACGCGGGCCGTGGCGCTCATCCCGGGCACGGGGGAATACGCGCTGGCGACACAACGTGTGCATTTTGGCGGCGGCCCGGGGAAGAAGACGCCCGTGAACCAGAACGCGCCGCTGCCCGGCACCGATTTCGCGGTCTCGGTCGCCCAGATGGACGAGGAACTGCCGAACCTAGAGGCGGTTTCCCTCGTGGTGAGCTGGTTCGGCACCGATTTGCGCGCGGGCTCCTGCAAGATTGTGCCACGCGTGGATCAGAAGGCCTCCGACGGTCTGGAAATGCCATGGTCGGTGTCGGGTCTGACCCGGTCCGAGGCGGCGCTGGTGCCGAAACTGGACGACAAGGCCGTCTATGGGGGCACGCCATCGGACAATGCCGTGATACAGGCGATCAAGCGGCTTCGGGCCCGCGGGAAGGCCGTGACCTTCTATCCCTTCATCCTGATGGAGCAGCTTGCGGACAACAGCCTGCCCAACCCCTATTCCGACGATCCCGGGCAACCCGCGCTGCCCTGGCGGGGCCGGATCACGAGTTCGATCGCACCGGGGCGGGCTGGCTCGCCGGACGGAACCGCGGCTGCGAGTTCCGAGGTTGCGGGCTTCTTCGGCACCGCAGGTCGCGCTCAGTTCGTGGAAACGCCCCAAGGGGTGAGCTTCAGCGGCCCCGCACAATGGAGCTACCGCCGGTTTATCCTCCACTATGCCCATCTGTGCAAAGCCGCCGGTGGGGTCGATGCCTTCCTCATCGGGTCGGAGATGCGCGGGCTGACGACGATCCGTGGGGCCTCGGGCACATTCCCGGCGGTCGCGGCGCTGCGCACGCTGGCCGCGGACGTGAAGGCGATCCTCGGCCCGAAGACCAAGGTCTCTTATGCCGCCGACTGGTCGGAATACTTCGGCTACCACCCGCAGGACGGATCGGGCGACGTGCACTTCCACCTCGATCCGCTCTGGTGCGACGAGAACATCGACTTCGTCGGAATCGACAACTACATGCCTCTGTCGGACTGGCGCGACTGTCCCGACCATACGGATGCGCATTGGGGGTCGATATACAATCCCGACTATCTCAAGGCCAATATCCTGGGGGGCGAGGGATACGACTGGTATTACCACGCGCCCGGTGCCCGCGCGATCCAGCTGCGCACGCCGATCACCGATGGCGCCTACGGCGAGGACTGGGTGTTTCGCTACAAGGACATAAGGTCGTGGTGGGAGAACCCGCATTTCGAGCGGCAGGGCGGGGTCAAGGTCGCGACTTCGACCGACTGGCAGCCGGGAATGAAGCCAATCTGGTTCACGGAAATGGGTTGTGCGGCGGTCGACAAGGCGACGAACGAACCCAACAAGTTCCTCGACGCCAAGAGCTCCGAGAGCGCGCTGCCCCGTTATTCCAACGGCTTTCGCGACGATGTCATCCAGATGCAATACCTGCGCGCGATGCGCGAATTCTGGGAGGACCCGGCAAACAACCCGACCCACCCGGCAACGCAGGTGCAGATGGTGGATATGAGCCGCGCCCATGTCTGGGCCTGGGACGCGCGGCCGTTTCCGTGGTTTCCCCAGAACCGGAAGCTCTGGGGGGATTGGGAGAACTATGCCAAGGGCCATTGGCTCAACGGTCGCGCCACGTCGCGGAGTCTTGCGAGCGTGGTGGAAGAGATCTGCCTGCGCTCGGGACTGCGAGATTTCGATACCAAGCGGCTTTATGGCATTGTCCATGGCTATGCCGTGAACGAGGTGTCGGATGCGCGCGCGGCGCTACAACCCCTCATGCTCGCCTATGGGTTCGAGGCGGCCGAACGCGACGGGCGGATAGAGTTCTTTTCACGCTATGGCGACCCAGATGGCGAGATCACCCCCGAGACGCTGGCGGTTTCGGGAGAGGTGGAGGGCGACCTCGAGTTCACCCGGGCGCCCGAGGCAGAAATGGTGGGCCGTGTGCGGCTGAACTATACGGAGGCGTTCGGTGACTACCAGATCCGTGCCGCCGAGGCCCGTTTCGCGGACGACCCCGTCGTCGGCGTGTCGTCTACTGACCTGCCGCTGGTCCTGACACAGGTCGAGGCGAGCGCGATGACGGAACGCTGGCTCGCCCAGTCCCGGGTGTCGCGGGATACCGCACGGTTCGCCGTGCCGCCCTCGGCGCTGGGCCACCGCGCGGGGGACGTGGTGTCGATCGATACGCCTGGGGGCACCGAGCACTTTCGGCTCGACCGTATCGAACAGGCTGGCGTCCAGATCGTTCAGGCAGTGCGGGTGGAGCCCGGCATCTTCGAGCCCTCCGAAGGCGTGGATGCAGAGGTGGCGCCCACCGCCTTCACGCCCGTCATCCCGGTTCTGCCGATCTGGCTCGATCTGCCGCTTCTGAAGGGGACCGAACAGCCGCATCGCCCGCATATGGCCATCGCCGCCGATCCCTGGCCCGGTCCGGTCGCGGTCTTCTCGTCGGTCTCCGACGACGGCTATCGGCTCAACACGGTATTCGGTGCTCCTGCGCGCGTCGGGATCACCGAGAGCGTCTTGCCCTATGCCCGACCCGGCGTCATCGACAACGGTCCGGCATTGCGCGTGCGGCTGACCCAAGGCGCGGTATCGTCCTCGGGCGAGGCGGCAATGCTCAACGGTTCCAACGTCGCGGCCATCGGACTTGGAGGCCCTGATGGATGGGAGGTATTCCAGTTCGCCCATGCCGAGCTGATCGGTGAAAACCTTTATGAGTTGCGTGGCCGGCTGCGCGGTCAGGCGGGGAGCGACGCCTTCATCCCGCCTCAGTGGGAGGTCGGGGCGACCGTCGTCTTTCTCGACAAGAGTGTGAAGCAACTGGCGCTGGCGCGGTCGGAACGGGGGCTTGAACGGCACTACCGCACCGGACCCGCGAGCCAGAGCCTCGACGACGAGAGTTACGTCCACGAGGTTCAGACCATCGCCGGCGTCGGCCTGCGGCCCTATGCGCCCGCGCACCTGTCGGCGGTCTGGTCCGGAAGCGACCTGACCCTGCGCTGGATCCGGCGCACGCGGATCGACGGCGACAGCTGGGAAGGGGTGGAGGTGCCGCTGGGCGAGGATGCGGAGCAGTATCTCGTCAAGGTCTTCGCGGGCGGCGCGCTGCGGCGCGAGGCGACGGTCGGTACGCCCGGCTGGACCTATACGCAACCGGACCGACTGGCGGATGGTGTGAGCACCGCCTTTTCGGTCGAGGTGTCGCAGCTCTCCATGAGCTTCGGACCCGGGCCCGGCACCCGCATAGACGTGGCATGA